In the Drosophila biarmipes strain raj3 chromosome X, RU_DBia_V1.1, whole genome shotgun sequence genome, one interval contains:
- the LOC108023300 gene encoding odorant receptor 10a: protein MVRWFRFLKRDQALSVYFFAVPRLSLNIMGYWPEKSGDRPPLRALANFVILAIGVLTELHAGLRFLDQQQITLALETLCPAGTSAVTLLKMFLMLRYRQDLWAMWSRLQSLLFELRRELPDQRRIRLRHSIMAARINFWPLSTGFFTCTTYNMKPILIALVLYLQNRVDDFVWFTPFNMTMPTVLLRSPFFPLTYIFIAYTGYVTIFMFGGCDGFYFEFCAHLSALFEVLQSEIRSIFRPYKDHLELSSDQLHHLEERMRAVIIRHNDIINLAKFFRERYVIITLAHFVSAGMVIAFSMVNLLGVGNNGLGALLYVAYTVAALSQLLVYCYGGTLVAESSAELCRVVFSCPWHLFKPQQRRLVLFLIMRSQRPMSMAVPFFSPSLNTFASILQTSGSIIALVTSFQ from the exons ATGGTCAGGTGGTTCCGGTTCCTAAAGCGCGATCAAGCCCTTTCGGTGTATTTTTTTGCCGTGCCCCGTCTCAGCCTGAACATCATGGGCTATTGGCCGGAAAAGTCGGGCGACAGGCCGCCCTTGAGGGCCCTGGCTAACTTCGTGATCCTGGCCATCGGCGTCCTCACCGAACTGCATGCCGGGCTGCGTTTCCTGGACCAGCAGCAGATCACCCTGGCCCTGGAGACCCTCTGTCCGGCGGGCACCTCGGCGGTCACGCTGCTAAAGATGTTCCTCATGCTGCGCTACCGCCAGGACCTGTGGGCCATGTGGAGCCGCCTGCAGAGCCTGCTCTTCGAGCTCAGGCGGGAGCTGCCCGACCAGCGACGAATCCGGCTGCGGCACTCCATCATGGCGGCCCGCATCAACTTCTGGCCACTGTCCACCGGATTCTTCACCTGCACCACCTACAACATGAAACCCATCCTCATCGCCTTGGTCCTGTACCTCCAGAATCGGGTTGACGATTTCGTCTGGTTCACACCGTTTAATATGAC AATGCCCACAGTTCTTCTACGATCACCATTTTTCCCTCtaacatacatatttattgcCTACACGGGCTATGTTACCATCTTTATGTTCGGAGGTTGTGATGGCTTCTATTTCGAGTTCTGTGCCCACTTGTCGGCTCTTTTCGAAGTGCTGCAGTCGGAGATACGATCCATTTTCAGGCCGTACAAAG ATCACTTGGAGCTTTCGTCCGACCAGCTGCATCACTTGGAGGAGCGAATGCGGGCGGTGATCATCAGGCACAATGACATTATTAACCTGGCCAAGTTTTTCCGGGAGCGCTATGTGATTATTACCCTGGCGCACTTTGTGTCCGCTGGCATGGTGATTGCCTTCAGCATGGTCAATCTTCTGGGCGTGGGCAACAATGGCCTGGGAGCCCTTCTCTATGTGGCCTATACGGTCGCAGCCCTGAGCCAACTGCTGGTCTATTGCTACGGCGGAACTCTGGTGGCCGAAAGT AGTGCGGAGCTGTGCCGAGTCGTGTTCTCCTGTCCCTGGCACTTGTTTAAGCCCCAGCAGCGCCGCCTTGTTCTCTTTCTGATCATGCGGTCCCAGCGGCCCATGTCCATGGCAGTGCCCTTCTTTTCGCCTTCACTCAACACCTTTGCCTCG ATTCTTCAGACTTCGGGCTCTATTATTGCCTTGGTTACATCCTTTCAGTAG